The DNA window CACCGTCGTGTCGGTTAGATCATGTGCTCCGCACCTCTTTGCAGCCCTCCGGACacgttcagtgtacaataaaaaCGTGTGAAATTCGATATTAGACCgcgtttatagtttttatagtcCGTTTTTCGGCTGTGTAACGCGTACAGACGGGGTTCGACCTCCACTAAATACTGTCCGGTAAcgttaaaagtagttttaaaacgGAATTCTACTCGCCTATCGGTGGTAAGACGTCTCGGCCATAGGAAATACGGATTTTTACGTTTAATCAGGATCGTACATACTGTTTACGAGAGGTTTTAGTGTCGAGAAACGACTAAAATCCGGCAGACTGGCGTGGCGATGAGACGTCGCCGCCCGGCGACCTCTGTACGGTACTCGGGTCGCGAGCCGAGTCACGGCTGGCTGCGGCGCCATCTGAAGTGTTGTTTGTTAGTTGCCAGGGGAAGCCACGCTAGTTGTTTTCCTGGCAATTTAGCCATCTTGTTTTTCTTTGTGGTATAAAGTGACCGTTATTTTCAATTGTGTTGTGTATTGTTTAAGTGTTTTGTGAACTGTGATTGTGCTATGTGAGTATTATGTGACTTAGACTATATTATTTGTGACTTTATATTTTAGACAttagactttattaatattattaagaacTTTAGCCATTGTTACGGCGAAATTATGGCGGGAAACGCCCTGCCACCCTCCCCCCCCTCGCCATCACCGCTCCGGCCGCCTAAGCGCATGAGGCCAACAATGTGTAATTCCCCCGCGGCTTCTAGGCCTGAGAGCAGCATGTCAAATGCCTCTTCAGTTTCAGAAATGGAAATTCCCCCTGTAGAAATGCCCCACATTCCCCCTATCTATATTGATTTCACCCCAAGCTGGTATACACACGCGGCCGCCATTCACCAGCTTGTTAAAGGCGACTTAAACGCCCGCAGCTCAAAAGGCGAAATAGTAGTAAAAACTACAACTATTGACAACTTCCGTGCTATCCAAAAATATCTCATAgacaataaagtaaattttttcacGAGATCGCTACCAGGCACTCGCCCTCTGAAAGTTACCATATCAGGCCTAACGCCATTTACCACTCCAGAACTAATTTCCGATGCTCTTGTCGAGAAAAACTTTGCCGTGGGcgatgtttttaaacttaaaacaagcaGAGGCGAAACTAGGCTGTGGGTAGTGACACTCCAGCCAGACAGTGACCGTGACATTGAGTCGTCAACCAACCCAACAGACATTTATAAAATAGCCTCACTCCTGTACGTAAAGGTAGAAATAAAGCCGTACAGGAAACCACCCGGGCCGATACAGTGTCACCGCTGTCAGCATTTCGGCCACGGCAGTGACAACTGCGGCAGAGAACAACGCTGCATGCGTTGCGGCGGGCCACATACCGCGGCAATGTGCCAAAAAACCGACCGGAGAAAAGGGGACCTGCTGTAGTTGTGGCAAGTCCCACAACGCGAATTATAAGGGTTTGCGAGGCATTCAAACGCCTCAAAGCCCAAAATAACCCGAAAAACGAGCAAAATACACAGCGCCCAGCCCgaggcctttctaaaggccacccgAGAGCGCGCCTCCCATTGGCGCAGCGCGGCAGCCAACCAGCGCCGCGCTCCCCCACCCCCGCGCGAGCCGAGGGAGGTGACTGCCGCCGAGCCGCCCAGTCATTCCAACGCCAGTCGCCCCAGGATTCCCAAACCTGGAAAATCCCGCCTGTTCCCACAGAACTTCCGCCCCATATCACTCCTCCCCACTATCTCTAAGCTCTTCGAGAAGCTTCTCCTTTCCAGATTAGTTCCCTACCTAAATGACTTCATCCGGCCAGAACAGTTCGGATTCAGGAGAGATCATTCGACGACTCAACAACTAGTTCGCGTTGTGAACATGCTGGCTGACAACATGAACTACAACCTGTGCTCAGTTGCAGTATTTCTAGATGTCAGCAGAGCGTTTGACAGAGTCTGGCACGAGGGGCTCCTGTACAAACTTGCAGATTCACCAGTTTCCCCCCACCATGGTACATCTCCTCCGCTCCTACCTCACAGGAAGGACCTTCCGCATCGCCGTGGACGGCGAACTATCTACAGAAAGGACGATCGAGGCGGGCGTGCCACAGGGCAGCGTACTAGGACCAGTGCTTTATCTCGTTTACACCAACGACATGCCACTGGTACCTAGGGTAACGTTGTCCTTGTACGCAGACGACGCCATGTTCCTCTGCAGGAGCTTTCAGCCGACACGAGCCGCTGACGTCATGCAGCAGCAGATGGACCTTCTCTCTCCGTGGCTGGAAAAGTGGCGCATTTCCATCAACACTGAGAAGAGTTCAGCTGTCTGCTTCAGAAAACGCAGGAAAATGCCGAAGAGACTCCCGCCACCCGTGACTCTGGATGACGATCCAATTGCATGGAAACCCCATGCCAAATACCTAGGAGTTATTCTTGACTCTAAATTAAATTTCGGACCCCACGCTAAGAAAAAAGCCGAGGAGGCGAAGAAAATTGCTGGGTCAATAGGCCCACTAACAAACCGTCGCTCGCCCCTACCTATGAGCATCAAGACCACAATTTTTTTCGCTGTGGTTAGATCGGTTATGATGTATGCCTCCACAGCTTGGTGGACCAACTGCAGCCGATCTAACCGCAAGTCACTTCAGACCATACAAAACAAGGCCCTCCGATCCATCACCCGGCAACCATGGTTTGTGCGGAACGAAACCATAAGGAAGTCCCTAGCAGTCCCGACGTTGGAGGTGTTTGCGAGAGCATCGGCTGAGAGGTTCTTCCAGACAGCTGCAGCGTCGGATCATCAACATATTGCTGCAATCACAGCGCCGTACGATGGTCCGGACGACTACAGGCGGCGCCCCATCACCATCCTGGACGACCCACCGTAGCAAATTCATCTACAGGAGAGAGCCTGCGATCCCAACTTGAGACGCAgttgttaaaattcaatatttttcttttaaattattaatttgtttcgtGACAGTGATTTCTAATTAGGCGACTCtatcaaaattttaagtttcagcGCTTCATTCTACAGCCAGTGAACCTAGAGTTCAGGTGCTGTACGGCCACGAAGGAcgtggcagcagagtggtttaGTGCGGTAAGAATCCCACATAACCGGGACGCCGGTACCTTTTGAAGGTTCCCTctgcttaacaaaaaaaaaaaaaaaaaaaaaagccggAGCCGACCTGCCTACCTGCCTGCCTGCCTACCTGCCCAGCTGCCTGCCCACCCGCCGAGGAAGATTTCTCCGAGTCGGCGCCCAGGCGAAGACACCGGCCGCCTCGCAACCCAGCCATCCGGGCCACGACCGCCCGGTCCTGGGCAGACGTCACTAGGGACGGAGCCGATCTGACGACTGCCGACGACTTCGACCAGCCCGGACTTGTGAACACTCCACGGCCGACACCACCAGCTTGTGAGCCCGACATCAGGAAGCGGCCTCCGCCTGTCTACAATTTTGGGCACAGGGAAAAAGGCCAATTTCAAGGCCACCCTGGAATCTCCACTCGACCCCACCAAGTGAGCCCCGCTGTCCCAGATCACCAACGCCCAGACGTAAAACACCTTGCTAGTCAAGGTTATCGACCAGCTAACTGCGGTGGTGCAGATGCTCCAATCCCTGGCGGGCATGCTGACTGCCCAGGCCGACTCCTACAACGCAGTCTCCCATGGATAGGACGCCTAGGATTGTCTCCTGGAACTGCAACGGCCTCCAAGGGAAGCGGCACGAGCTCCTGCAGTTCCTAGGCGAATTCGACACCGACATCGCCTTGCTGCAGGAGACCCACCTCACACCGCAGAAACAGTTCAGAATCCCCAACTATTTTACTTACAGGACAGACCGACCACCCCACCCCCTACATCACCACGCGGCTGGTGGAACAGCTATACTCGTCCACCGTCGGGTCCCTCACCGACATGTCCCACGCCTCGGATGGTCCACGGAGGTTACCACGATCGCGGCCTGCTTCGGAGGACCAGAGATGGAGCTCTCCTCCGTGTACAGCCCGCCGGGAAAACGACTCGACCTCGCCGAGCTCGACCGACTTCTCCGACCGGGCTGCCCAGCAGTTGTGGCTGGCGACTTCAACGCCAAACACACATCCTGGGGTTGTGTTGCCAACAACTGCTCAGGCCGCCAACTACTTAACTTCCTGGACTGTCGCCCCCACGTCTCCCTGACTGCAACAGCGGAAGCCACTCACTTCCCCGGCCAACAACAACACCGCCCCGACATACTTGACTTTGCTCTTCACTGCAACCTTCCCGCCCCACTCGACATCTCTGCTGTTCAGGACCTGTCATCTGACCACCTCCCAATCACTATTCACCTGACCGACTACTTTGACCGACTTCTACCCCCAAGGAAGAGACAGACCGTGGACTGGACCAGATACTATAACTATCTGGCCGACAGACCACTCTCCCCCCGACCTCCCACAACGGACACTGAACTGGACGCTGGAGTCTCCAGGCTACACTCCTGCCTACAAGTAGCCATGGATCGCACAGCAAGACCAGCCACCGACCGACCGGACTACCGCCGCAACCTCCCGAGTCATCTCATGGACGAGATCCGGCTGAGACGGCAACTCAGACGGAGATGGCAGAGGACAAGGTATACTGGAGACAGGGCAGCCTTTAATCGCCAATCGCAGAGGGTCTCCAACTTACTACAACAACATGGAGAGAGCCGCTGGAGGGAGTTTGTTGACACTCTTAACACAGACGACGGCTCCATCTGGCGGATCGCCCGAACCCTCAGAGGCGATAAGAGGACTGTCTGTCCCATCCAGGGACAGAGCGGTTTGGTCTACTCAGCCGAGGAGAAGGCTGAAgtcttcgccgacaccatggaggCTCAGTTCTCTCCCAATCACGACATCGACGACCCAGAGCACTCTAGTGCAGTGGAGGGCTTCCTGGAAGCCACTGACCAAGAAGACTCGCTGGAACCGGACGAACTGCCCACCATCACCGAGGCTGAAGTTGCCGGCGCCCTCGCAAGACTTTGCCCGAAGAAGGCCCCGGGAGCAGACCGACTGGGCACCCCAGCTCTCAGAAGACTGCCAGAATGGGTCGTGAAATGGATAACCTCCCTCTTCAACTCCTGCCTCCGACTCAAACACTTCCCCAAACCCTGGAAACAGGCAAAACTTATCCTACTCCCAAAGCCTCTCAAGAACCTCACCCTACCTGACAGCTACCGCCCAATCTCCCTCCTTCCTTCCCTGTCAAAGATACTAGAGCGACTCATTCTGGCCCCGTTTCCCCGAGGATTTCCACACGGAAATCCGCAAAGAGCAGTACGGCTTCCGACGGGGTCACTCCACCACCCTCCAACTGACTAGAGTGTTCTCAGACCTCACTGACTCCCACAACCAAGGGCTGGTCACCACCGCAGTCTCCCTGGAtgtcagcaaggccttcgaccGTGTCTGGCATCAAGGGCTCCTGTACAAGTTGGCCCACAGTCCACTTCCTCGAAGTCTGTTCCGACTTCTCCAGTCCTACCTGGCCGACAGAACCTTCTCTGTCTCAGTGGAATAGGCCGCGTCGTCAGCTCGGCCAATCACCGCAggcgtgccacagggatctgtACTGGGTCCAgtgctgtacctgtggtacactaATGACATCCCAGTCATTCCCAGGATGTCTCTCGCCCTCTACGCTGACGACGCACTGTTCTACAGTAAGTCGGCCACCATCCGCCAATCATGTGCCTACATGAGAAGGCAAATGGAACAACTCGACCCCTGGCTGAGGAAGTGGAAGGTCAGGATCAACACGCAGAAGACCGAGGCCATCTGTTTCACCAAACACCCACAGTATCCGGCCCAGCGAGAGACGATTCAACTGCAGGGGGACCGACTAAGGTGGACTAAGTCCATTAAGTACTTAGGAGTCGTCCTCAACAGGACTCTCACGACTGGGCTTGCCGCCAAAGGGAGGATCCGCCTAGGAATGGCCGCCCGCCAAGGGCTGTCGGCACTACTGCGACCTCACTCCGGACTTCCCATCAACACGAAGCTGCTGCTCTACAAGACGATAGTCCGCCCCATCGTGACATACGCGGCTCCTGCCTGGTATCCACAAACCTCCAAGACGACCAGGAAGGAACTAGAAGCCTTCCAGAACAAGACAATCCGACAACTGACGAACACACCATGGTTCGTCAGAAACACGGTCGTCCTACGGTCTGCAGGACTACCCAGCCTGCATGACTTCATCACTggccaggcgagagccatgtatgCAGCAGCAGCCGAATCCGAGTGGGAACACATCCGTGAGTGGGCGACCAGGGAAGCCGTCCATCCGTGGAAAATCCCACAACTGAAAGTAATCTTAGACGACCCACCCTAGAAGActaaataaactatactattacgACTTTCCACTTAACTCCACTACCTAACCTACTACATCACTTTTCTCCTACCTAAATACAATACCACACACCCAAAATTCCCCACGACCCAACGCAAAATAGCCCCTCTTGGGGCTGGACGTACTGACGACCAGCagccattctgcttgttgcagagaaGCTGCCACAGAAGGGACAAGAGTCCCGgcctacccgctgcctgcctgGCGCCATCTGATTTCCCCGACATACAGAATGGCAGACTCCGCTACAACAGCACCTGCGCCAGCCGCTCCCATGCCGAAGAAGGCGAAGGCCGCGGCCGCCAGCAAGAAGCCCCGCGTCAAGCCGGCTCACCCTCCGACGTCGGACATGGTGAACGCGGCCATCAAGAACCTGAAAGAGCGCGGTGGTTCGTCTCTTCAGGCCATCAAAAAGTACATCGCGGCCACACACACATCATTCTTCTTCTAGACGTGGActtgaaaacacaaaaaaatcaacCACTCCGGAATCCAATGGAGAATATCGAGGGAAGTGCTCCGGCACCCCCTGATGGAGAAACAAGCCTTCCGGGGCCACTGGCTGCTCTCCTGGATGCCTGCGCGGCTTCCAAAGTTAGTTCCAGTTTTGGCGCCCCAaaaggcctttctaaaggccacatTGGACATTTCACGGATCGTCTTCCTGAAGCCCGGACTGCGGTtcctgctgccccagcgacctcccaCGGCCTGTTGGAGACCAGGAGCAGCCTGCCAGCGCATGCTGCCCAGCCTGCGGTGATGTTGGAAAACATCGCcctgtaccgttattatagcacatatattaaatttatgtggagctaatacttcgtaaatcaaaacaacttttcggaaatacatgatttattccgaaatttaagttcaccaaaaaaattaacaaagtttacaaacttttgattcgattttcttcaaaacttcacacaatcgaacaaatctaattaagagtctgattaaaaatgaattaaaattaaaatgaaactaaaaatttatacttctcaaaaaatggtttaaattaacaaaataaaataaaagttctcttctcaaaatactcaaaatcaatataacacaaaacttgatattaactttatgaccaaaatttaattcacaatacttcaaaaaattgaattaattctcagactctgaaagatgggaaactttagaaattttaattacaacagtataaaaaatgaaagatattaactaaacgctggtagaGGACGTGAGGAACGAGCTGAGCCCTGAGTAGGGGAAGAGGCGGGTAATGGTGGGATAGCTCGCCAGTGGAGGGGAAGTGTATGATAGCGGCCCAGTGATGTACTACTCTAGGAAGAAAAGTTAGCCCAGTAGGAGCGTTGTATTGATACGCTAGGGGTTTTTCTTCGAAATCATAATATTCGATAACGGCTTGATAGATATTAACGTTTGAGGTGTCAAATTAAAGGTAGATTTACGTAGATTTGCTAATACTTCTTAGAACTTTAACAACAGTACGGGTATCACTTTAATACAGTAAAGGTCTACAGTGACGCTATCCTTCGACATTGGAtcaaactaaattcaatttttatatcgatGTCTACTAACTACAATTTAACAGCTGTTTACTAAATGTTTGGGTTTTAGTATTTAACTACACATTTCACTTTTGTTCGATTTTGAGCAACACGTTAGCTagtagcataaatatataatattgtctgTCTGACTGTATGTTATTAGTTTATGTCATGAAAagttaatgtacattatttttatatcataaaaatatgaaagagacttgctgtagttttatatatttattattatcaatacttaCTATTGACGTTTCATTATCTCagaattgcaaaataaaatattctttattaaacctaataagcaaataaattaattgcgTCACTTACTTGTCATTTATGTTATTCAAGCACTTCCACTCCACTCATTTCACCGCCACTGTCTTCTCTATGGCTAGAGTGTTCACTGTCACTTCCACTGTCGTCATCACTACTGCCGGCTTCTAGATTTATGATGAAAGATTCTGTGATGTCATCAATAGATACTTCATGTTCCatatactttttttcaatatttctaacgTGCTGGCATCTCTTCGCCCATTCCTCTTTTGTAATATCTTGGACTTTCTCTCTCACTAGATTGATGCAGTCATTTAATTTGAAGGTCGTGTTTTTCAGGGCAACGTGGTTTTTTATCAGTGACCATATCATTTCTATCGGGTTAAGATCGGGATGATAAGGAGGGAGGCGCAAAGCGGAGTGGCCGTGTTCTGCAAGTATGGAATCAATCTCAAACATTTTGTGCGGGTTCTTATTAAGCTTCACAATCTGATAGAGTTCTGTTTTAAGCATTTTGTCATGGAACGGGATGTTATGGTTAACTAGCCACTGAATTATCTCTGCTTTCTTGGAATTGCTGGTAGGTGCGGGGTTTAGTTGTTTATTGTGGTATGATGCGTTGTCTATCACAAGGACGGTTTTTGGTGGTAAATTTGGAATAAGTTTTTCTTgcagatattttttgtaatttttaaaattcatacaacCATGATAGTCACCTGACTTTTGGCCTGATTTGAACACCAACAATGTTTTGCCGATAAATCCGTTCTCATTACCTGCATGAACAATTATTCCATATTCGCCCTTAGAAATAGGTGTTAAGAGGCCTTTGTTGCTGCCATCTGACCATGAGTGGGGCTTTGTGTGCGAAGCGTGGACATAAGTCTCATCCGTATAAACAATTGGTCGACCCTTTTCTCTGTAACGTTTTATAGCTCTAATAAAACGAACTCTGTGTTCTCTTATTTcgtgtttttctattaaaagttttctGTTATCTGTAGATTTTCTCCATTTAAACTGAAGTTCCTTGAGAACTTGTCTCAGAATTCATATTCCTCCTCTAAaccagatttttttcttttaataccggAAGAAGAGTTTTTAGGGTAGGTCGCTGACCGTCTATTCTATGGAATTCATGAACAGTCCGCCGTATAACGGTCTTGTCAAAGTCGTcaacagctgtttttttttaaatttttttcgacCATGTTTTTCTGGGAGTTGAGAAACGTGGACCATTTCTCGGCGCGGTTCTTTCTTCACTCACAATTCTTTTTACACTAGTTTTTAGAAATTCCTGTGGCCTCTGCTACACGCTGttgaacttgttttaataatattggccCTTGTTCTGCTTCCCTTTTCATAAAAgtgtacaagttaaaaattatttctctagCTTGGTTGTGTAAAATTTTACCACCGACCTTGCTTTTTCTGTTGTCACCCATCTCGACACTATTcacaaatgtataacaaaaatatttactaagtatatataaattgtaaaatacacacTGTTATAACGGTACGTAACACGTTTTACTAAACTTACGGTACTTAAATACTATGAAATTGGCACTTCACGTATATATCacgagaaataatgtttttagtaaggCGCGTATGGCACGATGTTTACTGCGAAAGAGATAGCAGCGAATTAAGCGTCTGCCGTCCCCACCACTGAAAATCCGGTTCTAACTGCTTTCTCTGCTCAAGGTCAGGGACCGCCTCGTTCCTCACGGCCTCTAGGCGATCACGTTCTAAACCAGATACCGGGAGAGAAATAATAGAGACAGTAGATGAAATGAATGTAGACTCTAAAAATTTAGGAATTTTAGATAATGTAAGTAGGGAACCGTCACCAAACGAAATAGCAGAAAGTTTAGTTATAAGTTACCCGAAACTAATGATCCAGTTATGCGTATGTTAATCGCAATGAGTCGAAAACAAGATGAGATCGGACGAAAACAAGATGAGGTCGGACGAAAACAAGATGAGGTTCGTGAAGAGGTAGCAAAGATTGGACAAAGACAGGAGGAGGCGTGCAAACGGCAGGAAGAAATGATTAGGGTAATTTGTGAAGAACAAATTAAATTCGTCCAAGAACAAACAAAAGTCGTTGAGGAATTTGAAAATCGTATGGAAAACTGGAAACGCGAGTCGGAagagaaacaaaaaatttttcaaaattcggTTCACCAACAATTAGGATACAAACAAAAACAGAcggaagaaaaatttttaaaaatgcatgaagtttttgaaagaaacataaaataaatagaggAAGAAAGCGATAAACGGGATGAACGAGTGATAGACACAATTAAGGTAGTTGCCGATAAACATACCAAAGACATTGCAGGAGTTTATGACGAACTAGATAGACAAAAAGGAGAGGTCAAAAAATTAAGTCAAGAAGTAGAGGAAATAAAGGAAAAACCGTCATGTTGTAAAAGAGGCGAGTTAGTAGTAACATGTATAGCGgagaaaatatggaaaatacgATACCTAAATTCAATGGTCGACACAAAAAATCCTAAAGAATTTATTACGAAATTGGGAAACTATGTTAAAAGATTACAAGATAGAAAAggaaattcaccctgtataagttttaaagaaatagatTATGCAATGGAGGGGAATGCAAGTCGTTGGTGGCAAGTAATAAAATGTGATGTTAATAATATTGAGGAGTTAGAATATGAGTTGTTGGAGAAATTTTGGAACCGTGACATACAGAATGGCATTCGGAGGCGtatgaacaatgaaaaatatagacCCGGTGGAAACTTGAGTAGatcagaatattttattcatcgAGTTCTTTTGATGCAGAGTATAACCCCAAAATTAGATGAAGAAGATATTGTCATTATATTTTGTGAGcactttgataaaaatattcaagatgcGAGACGGGTACAAAATGTAATCACTATCAAAGATTTCGAGAAACTACTTGATCGCGAAGATATCGATGAGagacaatcaaaatttaaactagATCGTGAATTTGAACACAACAATGGCAATCgctataataaaagaaattttcacCTAAGTCAACACTATCGGCCATATAATAACAACCGGTttgaaaatcacaattttaaaagTCAGACAACAGAAAACAATTATAGGATGTCTAATCGATATCCAAACGGTGGTTATCAAAATCAGAAAGACTGGCGTGATAATCATTCGCAAAACAAGAATCTCGGATATTTAAAAAGAGCACAAGATACAGAATATCCTACCAAAGAACAGGAACAACATTGTCGCGTTATTCAATTTAAAGGCGAACATGATAAAGAACAGTGGAGGTCACGTAGTTTAGAAGACAGTAATAGAGTTCGACAAGAGACATCGTCGAACATAGATACAAATTTTCCAAAACTAACTCACGTTAAGgactataacataaaaaattacatcactTAGAAAATACAAAGAGAGAAGTATTGAAGTTCAACAAAGCATTAATCTTTAAAGAAACATGTTTGGAAGATTTTGTTTATTACCTCaaagtaatatgatattttatttgagaagTATAAAGTTTATGAAATGTTATGTTTAGTATAGAATAATGTATGGATGGAATGAAATAGCTTACGATTCATCAAGCTGgctaatgcattt is part of the Homalodisca vitripennis isolate AUS2020 unplaced genomic scaffold, UT_GWSS_2.1 ScUCBcl_532;HRSCAF=2772, whole genome shotgun sequence genome and encodes:
- the LOC124370804 gene encoding histone H1-like, coding for MADSATTAPAPAAPMPKKAKAAAASKKPRVKPAHPPTSDMVNAAIKNLKERGGSSLQAIKKYIAATHTSFFF